A window from Phycisphaeraceae bacterium encodes these proteins:
- the rnc gene encoding ribonuclease III — MDPDIRSAAEDILGHTFNDVSLLDRALTHASIASSRVESNERLEFLGDAALGLIICEYLYRTNPDFLEGELTKIKSHVVSRRACAEIAVELGLDRLLLLGKGMSARFGLPPSVSAAVFESLIGALYLDAGPEVTRDFILKHMRGRVEQATRLGHQYNFKSALQQALLEQSRPPAIYTILDEKGPDHAKCFEVCVQSGTDRFPPRWGNSKKEAEQLAALEALRTMGLVVETDSGEPMLTDLSLPVTTSDDEE; from the coding sequence ATGGATCCGGACATCCGCTCCGCCGCCGAAGACATCCTGGGGCACACCTTCAACGATGTGTCCCTTCTCGACCGTGCGCTGACGCACGCGAGCATCGCGTCGTCGCGCGTGGAGAGCAACGAGCGCCTCGAGTTCCTTGGCGATGCGGCGCTCGGACTGATCATCTGCGAGTACCTCTACCGGACGAACCCGGACTTCCTCGAAGGCGAGCTCACCAAGATCAAGAGCCATGTGGTGAGCCGACGCGCCTGCGCCGAGATCGCCGTCGAACTCGGGCTCGATCGTCTGCTTCTGCTGGGCAAGGGCATGTCCGCCCGCTTCGGGCTTCCTCCGTCGGTCTCCGCGGCGGTCTTCGAGTCACTGATCGGAGCGCTCTATCTCGACGCAGGTCCCGAGGTGACGCGCGACTTCATCCTGAAGCACATGCGAGGTCGTGTGGAGCAGGCGACGCGCCTCGGTCACCAGTACAACTTCAAGAGTGCATTGCAGCAGGCGCTCCTCGAACAATCGAGGCCTCCGGCGATCTACACCATTCTCGATGAGAAGGGGCCCGATCACGCGAAGTGCTTCGAGGTCTGTGTGCAGAGCGGAACTGACCGTTTCCCGCCCCGCTGGGGGAACTCGAAGAAGGAAGCGGAGCAGCTCGCCGCACTCGAAGCGTTGCGGACGATGGGATTGGTCGTCGAGACCGACTCGGGCGAGCCGATGCTCACTGATCTGTCGCTGCCGGTGACGACCTCCGACGACGAGGAGTGA
- a CDS encoding undecaprenyl-diphosphate phosphatase, translated as MTILDAIILGVVEGITEYLPVSSTGHLILTATLLGVGHGAPGDPAAAGDLQSVNEAVKSFEIVIQGGAILAVAGLYWKRVRDMVAALALAIAALAGRLGGARNAALLDEPTWRSLRLFRNLVVSFLPAAIVGVTIGSLIKRHLFYPGPVCAALLVGGVILIATGRWQRRRHAESRHLAAEVDDFPEVTLRQAIIIGFAQILALWPGTSRSMVTILGGVFSGLSPRRAAEYSFLLGLPTLGGATVYELLRAWRGAHSIDGGEPMRGWAGIQALVDGNGGWVPVTVGVVVAMISAALAIKWLVRWLQNHSLEIFGWWRIVVALGFIGAIWMGWITR; from the coding sequence TTGACCATCCTTGACGCCATCATCCTTGGGGTCGTCGAAGGGATCACCGAGTACCTCCCGGTGAGTTCAACCGGCCACCTGATCCTCACGGCCACGCTGCTGGGAGTGGGCCACGGGGCTCCGGGCGATCCAGCGGCCGCCGGCGATCTGCAAAGTGTGAATGAGGCCGTCAAGAGCTTTGAAATCGTCATTCAGGGCGGGGCGATTCTCGCGGTCGCCGGGCTCTATTGGAAGCGTGTCCGCGACATGGTGGCGGCGCTCGCGCTGGCCATTGCGGCGTTGGCGGGCAGGCTCGGGGGCGCAAGAAATGCAGCCTTGCTGGATGAACCCACCTGGCGAAGCCTTCGCCTCTTTCGAAATCTGGTGGTCAGCTTCCTGCCCGCGGCGATCGTCGGCGTCACCATCGGGTCGCTCATCAAGAGGCACCTCTTCTATCCCGGGCCGGTCTGTGCGGCGCTCCTGGTCGGTGGTGTCATCCTGATCGCCACGGGGCGCTGGCAGAGGCGGCGACATGCGGAGAGTCGCCATCTTGCGGCGGAGGTTGATGACTTCCCCGAGGTCACGCTGCGCCAAGCGATCATCATCGGGTTCGCCCAGATTCTCGCGCTCTGGCCAGGCACGAGCCGCAGCATGGTGACGATTCTCGGCGGCGTCTTCAGCGGACTCTCCCCGCGGCGGGCTGCGGAGTACAGCTTCCTGCTGGGGCTACCCACGCTGGGCGGAGCGACCGTCTACGAGTTGCTGCGTGCATGGCGCGGGGCCCACTCGATCGACGGCGGCGAACCCATGCGCGGGTGGGCGGGCATCCAGGCGCTCGTCGACGGTAACGGCGGCTGGGTCCCGGTCACGGTGGGCGTGGTGGTGGCGATGATCTCGGCGGCGCTCGCGATCAAGTGGCTGGTGCGCTGGCTTCAGAATCACTCGCTCGAGATCTTCGGGTGGTGGCGCATCGTGGTGGCGCTCGGTTTCATCGGAGCGATCTGGATGGGGTGGATCACCCGCTGA
- the pstC gene encoding phosphate ABC transporter permease subunit PstC, translating into MSSSFQAIRDAAAAAAAAATRGKVRSRAGRAASDRTMRVLLFAAALFSIVTTAAIIMVLVVETAGFFTTTFPAPYLVQEGDNADSLAARFGGTEALMAVNDGAWPPDRGLEPGTSIRIPKRVSPTEFLFGTRWEPLLGAERHFGVLPLVTGTLMVTVIAAAFALPIGLITAIYLSEYAKERTRAVIKPILEVLAGVPTVVYGFFALMVITPYGLQAPASFITGLLRGEPMQVFGGFNAMGAGLAVGIMILPIISSLSDDALRAVPRSLREAAFGLGSTRFDVSVRVVVPAALSGITASFLLAMARAVGETMIVALAAGGMAQLSLNPADQMQTITAYMVQIFLGDAPAFSIEYQSSFAVAAVLFVMTLTMAVLGSIILRRFREVYE; encoded by the coding sequence ATGAGCAGCAGCTTCCAGGCAATCCGAGATGCCGCCGCAGCAGCCGCGGCCGCCGCAACCCGAGGCAAGGTGCGTTCTCGCGCCGGCCGGGCTGCGAGCGATCGCACGATGCGCGTTCTTCTCTTTGCAGCCGCGCTGTTTTCAATCGTGACAACAGCGGCGATCATCATGGTGCTGGTCGTCGAGACCGCTGGCTTCTTCACCACCACCTTCCCTGCCCCGTATCTGGTGCAGGAGGGGGACAACGCCGACTCACTTGCCGCCCGATTCGGTGGGACCGAGGCTCTGATGGCGGTGAACGACGGCGCTTGGCCTCCCGATCGTGGCCTTGAGCCGGGGACTTCCATTCGCATTCCCAAGCGCGTCTCGCCGACGGAGTTCCTCTTCGGCACTCGATGGGAGCCGCTTCTCGGCGCCGAACGACACTTCGGAGTGCTCCCGCTCGTCACCGGAACTCTGATGGTGACGGTGATCGCCGCCGCGTTTGCGCTTCCGATCGGACTCATCACCGCCATCTATCTGAGCGAGTACGCCAAGGAGCGCACCCGGGCGGTCATCAAGCCGATTCTCGAAGTGCTCGCCGGCGTCCCCACGGTCGTCTATGGCTTCTTCGCGCTGATGGTCATCACGCCCTACGGTCTTCAGGCGCCGGCGAGTTTCATCACGGGACTTCTTCGCGGCGAGCCCATGCAGGTCTTCGGTGGCTTCAATGCAATGGGCGCCGGATTGGCTGTGGGCATCATGATCCTGCCGATCATCAGCTCCCTCTCCGACGACGCGCTCCGAGCCGTTCCGCGTTCGCTCCGCGAAGCCGCCTTCGGGCTCGGCTCGACGCGATTCGATGTCAGCGTCCGTGTGGTCGTGCCCGCGGCTCTTTCGGGGATTACCGCATCGTTCCTTCTGGCGATGGCGCGGGCGGTCGGCGAGACGATGATCGTGGCTCTCGCCGCCGGCGGCATGGCGCAGCTCTCGCTCAATCCCGCCGACCAGATGCAGACGATCACGGCATACATGGTGCAGATCTTCCTGGGTGATGCGCCGGCGTTCAGTATCGAGTACCAGTCGAGCTTCGCGGTGGCCGCCGTCCTCTTCGTCATGACGCTCACCATGGCGGTGCTGGGGTCGATCATTCTTCGCCGCTTCCGGGAGGTGTACGAGTGA
- a CDS encoding phosphate ABC transporter permease PstA, with the protein MSRALSPGQAPPTEPRRRTAAQILDAAVPTSLAARNNLNRAFLVICLFCTTVAIIVLSLLLISITIQGGHWLLEAEKVAAFNTAWSLPGPFESFGNATLYLGAGLAALLGVMLFVPLPRPVLRTGQIIFALLFVWAAWNLWGYLRWDFFTSYASRFPAQAGIRAPLWGSIWVCAICGLVALPTGVATAIYLEEFAPKNRLTNFIRLNISNLSGVPSIVYGIIGLTAFARLFNIFGTARDKPGFEFGTPDSWFYIRLPFGSGVLAGGLTLMLVILPIVIIASQEAIRAVPNSLRQGALAMGSTRWQMVWRMTLPASIPSIMTGAILAMSRAIGEAAPLLVLGVPLFLRRTPENLMSEFTVLPLQIYRWAADPRVDFRDLAAAGIVVLLVVLLTFNALAIFIRTKLQKPLS; encoded by the coding sequence GTGAGCCGCGCCCTCTCACCCGGTCAAGCGCCGCCCACCGAGCCGAGGCGCCGCACGGCCGCGCAGATCCTTGACGCGGCCGTGCCGACTTCATTGGCGGCTCGAAACAATCTCAATCGCGCGTTCCTCGTCATCTGTCTCTTCTGCACGACAGTGGCGATCATCGTTCTCTCCCTGCTGCTCATCTCGATCACGATCCAGGGAGGACACTGGCTCCTCGAAGCCGAGAAGGTCGCCGCGTTCAACACGGCGTGGTCGCTTCCGGGCCCATTCGAGAGCTTCGGGAATGCCACGCTCTACCTTGGTGCTGGACTGGCCGCGCTCCTTGGCGTAATGCTCTTCGTGCCTCTCCCGCGGCCCGTGCTGCGCACTGGCCAGATCATCTTCGCGCTGCTCTTCGTGTGGGCGGCGTGGAATCTGTGGGGCTACCTGCGGTGGGACTTCTTCACCTCGTATGCCTCGCGCTTTCCGGCTCAGGCTGGAATCCGCGCGCCACTCTGGGGCAGCATCTGGGTCTGCGCCATCTGCGGGCTGGTGGCGCTTCCGACCGGCGTGGCCACCGCCATCTATCTCGAGGAGTTCGCCCCCAAGAATCGCCTGACGAACTTCATCAGGTTGAACATCTCGAACCTCTCGGGCGTGCCGAGCATCGTCTACGGAATCATCGGACTGACCGCCTTTGCTCGCCTCTTCAACATCTTCGGGACCGCCCGCGACAAGCCGGGATTCGAATTCGGTACCCCGGACAGTTGGTTCTACATTCGCCTCCCCTTCGGCTCGGGAGTCCTCGCCGGTGGACTGACGCTGATGCTGGTGATCCTGCCCATCGTGATCATTGCGAGCCAGGAGGCGATCCGTGCCGTGCCGAACTCCCTGCGACAGGGAGCGCTCGCGATGGGCTCGACGCGCTGGCAGATGGTGTGGCGCATGACGCTTCCAGCAAGCATTCCAAGCATCATGACCGGCGCCATCCTCGCCATGAGCCGGGCGATCGGTGAAGCGGCGCCGCTGCTGGTCCTGGGCGTGCCGCTCTTCCTGCGGAGAACTCCTGAGAACCTGATGAGCGAGTTCACCGTGCTGCCGCTCCAGATCTACCGCTGGGCGGCGGATCCCCGAGTTGACTTCCGCGATCTCGCCGCCGCAGGAATCGTGGTGCTGCTCGTGGTGCTCCTGACCTTCAATGCCCTGGCCATCTTCATTCGCACGAAGCTTCAGAAGCCGCTCTCATGA
- a CDS encoding PilZ domain-containing protein has translation MNRRDASRFPVKPAYSSVAVTPNDGTERLTGHVYDISEKGLRFEVDRALPVGSAIELELIVPPEESIRVTARVVRVYDEADDPGPRRMGAEFIGFSSPGDEARLEGLLDSYQLIRAA, from the coding sequence ATGAATCGCCGCGATGCCAGCCGCTTCCCCGTCAAGCCTGCGTACAGCAGCGTGGCGGTCACTCCCAACGATGGCACGGAGCGGCTCACCGGCCATGTCTATGACATCTCCGAGAAGGGCCTCCGGTTCGAAGTGGATCGGGCACTCCCGGTCGGCTCCGCAATTGAACTTGAGTTGATCGTGCCGCCGGAAGAGTCGATTCGAGTCACCGCACGAGTGGTGCGCGTCTACGACGAGGCGGATGATCCCGGGCCACGCCGGATGGGCGCCGAGTTCATCGGGTTCAGTTCTCCGGGAGATGAGGCGCGCCTCGAAGGGCTCCTCGACTCGTACCAATTGATCCGCGCCGCCTGA
- a CDS encoding AAA family ATPase, with translation MSPPPNLVLIGLRGSGKSTLGRALAERRRAEFIDLDDLIALDSGFESAGAALRSLGEPAFRAVERRVFERLLASSASGAAEPAQRVIALGGGTPTAHGAESLLESAKARGAIRIVLLHADTGTLCDRIARSGVLRPSLTALTPREEMDALAAARLGLYRRLAEGEIDTTLLDAHASLDALDAAWK, from the coding sequence GTGAGCCCGCCCCCCAATCTGGTCCTGATCGGCCTCCGCGGCAGCGGCAAGAGCACGCTCGGGCGAGCTCTCGCCGAGCGTCGGCGGGCTGAGTTCATTGATCTGGACGATCTCATTGCCCTCGACTCGGGTTTCGAAAGCGCTGGCGCCGCCCTTCGATCGCTCGGTGAGCCGGCATTCCGGGCTGTCGAGCGTCGAGTCTTCGAGCGACTGCTTGCGTCGTCCGCGTCGGGGGCCGCCGAACCTGCGCAGCGGGTGATCGCGCTTGGAGGGGGTACGCCCACGGCGCATGGCGCCGAGAGCCTGCTTGAGTCGGCGAAGGCGCGGGGAGCCATTCGCATCGTCCTTCTGCACGCGGACACCGGCACGCTCTGCGACCGCATCGCGCGCAGCGGAGTCCTTCGCCCCTCACTCACCGCTCTCACACCGAGGGAGGAGATGGACGCACTCGCCGCCGCGAGGCTCGGCCTCTACCGGCGGCTTGCTGAAGGCGAGATCGACACGACCCTGCTTGATGCCCACGCGTCGCTCGATGCGCTCGATGCCGCGTGGAAGTGA
- the phoU gene encoding phosphate signaling complex protein PhoU, giving the protein MAVDLRNELVELRRNLLAMGALVEQRVTKVIESMIDGDVSAAEAVRNGDNEVDAMEVEIEGICMRLLALAQPVASDLRFILATIRVSGELERIADLARGIAKKLIKLSAVTEIEMPPAMTDLAFAARTMLSDVLAALANEDAALCRQVRRADRRVDDLYKEILAWGRKEIPEHVEATGAAIDILTVAQRFERMADMTTNIAEDVIFLVEGRVVRHGGQ; this is encoded by the coding sequence ATGGCCGTTGATCTTCGCAACGAACTGGTCGAACTCCGACGCAACCTCCTTGCCATGGGCGCGCTGGTTGAACAGCGTGTCACCAAGGTCATCGAGTCGATGATCGACGGCGATGTCAGCGCCGCGGAAGCAGTCCGCAATGGCGACAACGAAGTCGACGCGATGGAGGTGGAGATCGAAGGCATCTGCATGCGGCTCCTCGCGCTCGCGCAGCCGGTGGCAAGTGATCTCCGGTTCATCCTCGCCACAATCCGAGTGTCGGGGGAACTCGAGCGGATCGCCGACCTGGCCCGGGGCATCGCGAAGAAGCTCATCAAGCTCTCCGCCGTCACCGAGATCGAGATGCCGCCGGCCATGACCGACCTCGCCTTCGCCGCGCGCACGATGCTGAGCGATGTGCTCGCCGCGCTCGCGAACGAGGATGCCGCCCTCTGCCGGCAGGTCCGCCGCGCCGATCGTCGCGTGGACGATCTCTACAAGGAGATCCTCGCCTGGGGCCGGAAGGAGATTCCCGAACATGTCGAGGCGACAGGAGCGGCCATCGACATCCTGACCGTGGCCCAGCGCTTCGAGCGCATGGCCGACATGACCACGAACATCGCCGAGGATGTCATCTTCCTCGTCGAGGGTCGGGTTGTCCGCCACGGCGGGCAGTAA
- a CDS encoding PAS domain-containing protein: protein MVATLLGAAAIGATVGAMLMVRSHRRATADLQARAAAVESRARLLEAQLASHQLVLQSMTTGIVALDEQQRIVSMNAAAERLFGIPGGSARGRLLPEVVRAPEVHRFVNDAIAAGGSARREITLDSASAGILQLAAEPMLDPRGTPAGLLIAADDVTAERRLEAMRSDFAANVSHELRTPITNIKGYVETLLDIGWEDPGRAQQFLGVIRDNARRLAQLVEDILSLSSLEQRQVHRRLQFEPVELRELVTGVLDEMQGTAEAREIQLMNEVPEGLTVTGSKSLLGQAVVNLVQNAVQYSAPRTTVRVRAEASGGQCTMSVHDQGPGIAAKHLPRLFERFYRVDHGRSREAGGTGLGLAIVKHIAMVHGGKVSVESELGRGSTFTIQLPKDQRQVELAA, encoded by the coding sequence ATGGTTGCCACCCTTCTTGGTGCGGCCGCCATCGGCGCCACGGTGGGCGCCATGCTCATGGTCCGCTCGCATCGTCGTGCGACGGCCGACCTTCAGGCCCGCGCTGCGGCGGTCGAGAGTCGGGCCCGGCTCCTCGAAGCCCAGCTCGCCTCGCATCAGCTCGTCCTCCAGTCGATGACCACGGGCATCGTGGCGCTCGATGAACAGCAGCGGATTGTCTCGATGAACGCCGCCGCCGAGCGTCTCTTCGGCATTCCCGGCGGCAGTGCGCGGGGTCGCCTGCTCCCCGAAGTCGTCCGCGCTCCGGAGGTTCATCGCTTCGTCAATGATGCGATCGCCGCAGGTGGTTCAGCGCGCCGGGAGATCACGCTCGACTCCGCATCGGCGGGCATTCTCCAACTCGCCGCCGAACCCATGCTCGACCCGCGCGGCACACCGGCTGGACTCCTGATCGCCGCCGACGATGTCACCGCCGAGCGCCGCCTCGAGGCGATGCGGAGCGACTTCGCCGCCAATGTGAGTCACGAGCTTCGAACACCGATCACCAACATCAAGGGCTATGTCGAGACGCTGCTCGACATCGGCTGGGAGGACCCCGGGCGCGCGCAGCAGTTCCTCGGTGTCATTCGTGACAACGCTCGACGGCTCGCGCAACTGGTCGAGGACATTCTCTCGCTCTCTTCACTCGAACAGCGCCAGGTCCATCGACGACTTCAGTTCGAGCCGGTGGAGTTGCGAGAACTGGTCACCGGCGTGCTCGATGAAATGCAAGGCACCGCCGAAGCTCGTGAGATTCAACTCATGAACGAAGTCCCCGAGGGGCTCACCGTCACCGGGTCGAAGTCGCTGCTCGGGCAGGCGGTGGTGAATCTCGTGCAGAACGCCGTCCAGTACAGCGCACCTCGCACCACCGTGCGCGTCCGCGCTGAGGCTTCAGGCGGGCAGTGCACCATGTCCGTGCACGATCAGGGACCGGGCATCGCGGCGAAACATCTTCCGCGACTCTTCGAGCGCTTCTATCGAGTCGATCACGGTCGATCGCGAGAGGCGGGCGGCACCGGCCTGGGGCTCGCGATCGTGAAGCACATCGCCATGGTGCATGGGGGCAAGGTGTCGGTCGAGAGCGAACTTGGGCGGGGCAGCACCTTCACCATTCAGCTTCCCAAGGATCAACGGCAGGTCGAGCTCGCGGCGTAG
- a CDS encoding anhydro-N-acetylmuramic acid kinase yields MRTRRVIGAMSGTSLDGLDLALVEIEGEGLAMRARLIRGRSASLGALEPRLRAAATEAPLRAREFAELGRDFALLHAQECERLAGGERVDLISAHGQTILHAPPLSWQLLQPQPIAAALKCRVICDLRSADLAEGGQGAPLTPLADWILFRNAQPRVIINLGGFANATGLPSANEPAEQALAAIRGADFCACNQWLDLAARRMLGEPFDRDGASAEQGEACPAITGRLVASLTAMTARGRSLGTGDELDRVLNLVAPSATSTPPRSVAQNALASMTRAMGEAIARGVRTLAPDAEDWVLAGGGSRNRALLRAITKSSGRTVVTSDTLGIPIELREAVCWAVLGALAEDGVPISLPQITGRSHSRLHDGITIGPREAPSPS; encoded by the coding sequence ATGCGCACTCGACGAGTGATCGGCGCGATGAGCGGGACGAGTCTCGATGGACTCGATCTCGCGCTCGTCGAGATCGAGGGCGAGGGACTTGCCATGCGCGCGCGATTGATCCGCGGCCGGAGCGCATCGCTTGGTGCCCTTGAACCGCGATTGCGCGCCGCCGCAACAGAAGCACCGCTTCGCGCTCGGGAGTTCGCTGAGTTGGGCCGCGACTTCGCGCTCCTGCACGCGCAGGAGTGCGAGCGACTCGCCGGGGGCGAGCGAGTGGATCTCATCTCGGCGCACGGACAGACGATCCTGCATGCGCCCCCCCTTTCGTGGCAACTGCTCCAGCCACAGCCGATCGCTGCCGCGCTCAAGTGCCGGGTGATCTGCGATCTCCGCAGCGCAGACCTTGCTGAAGGCGGCCAGGGGGCTCCCCTCACTCCGCTCGCCGACTGGATTCTCTTTCGAAACGCGCAGCCTCGCGTGATCATCAATCTCGGCGGATTCGCGAACGCCACCGGGCTCCCGTCGGCGAATGAGCCTGCGGAGCAGGCGCTCGCGGCCATTCGCGGAGCCGATTTCTGCGCCTGCAACCAGTGGCTCGACCTGGCCGCGCGGCGCATGCTGGGCGAGCCCTTCGATCGCGACGGCGCTTCCGCGGAACAGGGTGAGGCGTGTCCGGCGATCACAGGGCGGCTCGTGGCGTCGCTCACAGCCATGACTGCCAGGGGCCGAAGCCTCGGCACTGGTGATGAGCTTGACCGGGTGCTCAATCTCGTGGCGCCTTCGGCGACATCAACTCCCCCCCGATCCGTGGCACAGAACGCCCTTGCATCGATGACGCGGGCGATGGGTGAGGCCATCGCCCGAGGTGTTCGAACACTGGCGCCCGATGCCGAGGATTGGGTCCTCGCGGGCGGCGGATCGCGAAACCGAGCCCTGCTCCGCGCGATCACGAAATCGAGCGGTCGCACTGTCGTGACCAGCGACACCCTCGGCATTCCGATCGAGCTCCGTGAGGCCGTCTGCTGGGCCGTCCTCGGAGCACTCGCCGAAGACGGCGTGCCCATCTCCCTCCCCCAGATCACGGGACGGAGCCACTCGCGGCTTCACGATGGAATCACCATTGGTCCCCGAGAAGCACCGAGCCCTTCATAG
- a CDS encoding 50S ribosomal protein L34: MHYPHRVSRIKKVRSVGFRARMSTRKGRKIINRKRRLGRRIRVR; the protein is encoded by the coding sequence ATGCACTACCCCCACCGCGTCAGCCGAATCAAGAAGGTCCGATCCGTGGGCTTCCGCGCTCGGATGAGCACGCGCAAGGGCCGCAAGATCATCAACCGGAAGCGCCGGCTCGGCCGCCGCATCCGCGTTCGGTGA
- a CDS encoding phosphate ABC transporter ATP-binding protein codes for MTTPPSRGPTLASPTAGLPTKAPDAAESAAPPVALTTRQFSSWYGTFKALHELNLDIPARRVTAFIGPSGCGKSTFLRWINRMNDTIPSARAEGELSLHGIDLLSRQADVVELRRRVGMVFQKPNPFPKSIYDNIAFGPRLHRRMNRSDLDEVVEQSLRAAAIWDEVKDRLKASALGLSGGQQQRLCIARALAVGPEVLLMDEPCSALDPRSTASIEELIRELRAQYTIIIVTHNMQQAARVSDQTAFFFEGKLIESGPTDTLFTNPKERQTEDYVTGRFG; via the coding sequence ATGACCACCCCGCCCAGCCGCGGGCCGACACTCGCCTCCCCGACTGCTGGACTTCCGACCAAGGCCCCGGACGCGGCCGAGAGCGCGGCGCCACCCGTGGCGCTGACGACTCGACAGTTTTCGAGCTGGTACGGCACCTTCAAGGCGCTGCATGAACTCAATCTCGACATCCCTGCGCGGCGCGTGACGGCGTTCATCGGCCCCTCGGGCTGCGGCAAGAGCACCTTCCTGCGCTGGATCAATCGGATGAACGACACGATCCCGAGCGCGCGGGCCGAGGGTGAGCTCTCGCTGCATGGCATCGATCTCCTGAGCCGACAGGCCGATGTCGTCGAACTCAGGCGCCGCGTCGGCATGGTCTTTCAGAAGCCCAATCCCTTCCCGAAGAGCATCTACGACAACATCGCCTTCGGACCGCGACTGCACCGCCGAATGAATCGGAGCGATCTCGACGAGGTGGTCGAGCAGTCACTGCGTGCAGCCGCCATCTGGGATGAGGTGAAGGATCGACTCAAGGCCTCGGCGCTCGGGCTCTCCGGCGGTCAACAGCAGCGCCTCTGCATTGCGCGAGCGCTGGCGGTCGGCCCCGAAGTGCTGCTCATGGACGAGCCCTGTTCGGCACTCGACCCCCGCAGCACGGCGAGCATCGAGGAGCTGATCCGCGAGCTCCGCGCGCAATACACCATCATCATCGTCACTCACAACATGCAGCAGGCGGCCCGCGTCTCCGACCAGACCGCCTTCTTCTTCGAGGGCAAGCTCATCGAGAGCGGCCCCACCGACACGCTCTTCACCAACCCGAAGGAACGGCAGACCGAGGACTATGTCACCGGTCGCTTCGGCTGA
- a CDS encoding PstS family phosphate ABC transporter substrate-binding protein: protein MTSPKIATLSALTLGVAALAAAPQDYKGLPRSAIRIDGSSTVFPITEAVSEEFAKVAPQVNVTVGMSGTGGGFKRFCAGETDISNASRPIKKSEADQAATNKIEFIEVPIAFDGLTIVTHKDNTAVDKLTVDDLKKIFLAGSPARTWQDVNPAWPATPIKIFIPGTDSGTFDYFKEVVVGKDGNVRPDITVSEDDNVLVTGVAGDRSSIGFFGCAYYFENKDKLRSIPIVNSKGVAVAPTTETISNGTYEPLSRPLFVYVNRKAADRPEVDAFVRFYLEKVPTLAGEVGYVKFPESVYGNAMTNWKNRRTGSQFMDAQGNPVHGPITTVYK from the coding sequence ATGACATCTCCCAAGATTGCCACCCTCTCCGCGTTGACGCTCGGCGTCGCGGCGCTGGCTGCCGCGCCGCAGGACTACAAGGGCCTGCCCCGATCCGCAATCCGGATCGATGGATCTTCCACCGTCTTCCCGATCACGGAAGCCGTCTCCGAGGAGTTCGCCAAGGTGGCGCCGCAGGTGAATGTCACCGTCGGCATGTCGGGAACCGGCGGCGGATTCAAGCGATTCTGTGCGGGTGAGACGGACATCTCGAATGCGAGCCGTCCCATCAAGAAGAGCGAGGCCGACCAGGCGGCCACCAACAAGATCGAGTTCATCGAGGTCCCGATCGCCTTCGACGGACTCACGATCGTGACCCACAAGGACAACACCGCCGTCGACAAGCTCACGGTCGATGACCTCAAGAAGATCTTCCTTGCGGGCAGCCCCGCTCGCACCTGGCAGGATGTGAACCCCGCGTGGCCGGCCACTCCCATCAAGATCTTCATCCCAGGAACCGACAGCGGCACCTTCGACTACTTCAAGGAAGTCGTCGTCGGCAAGGATGGCAATGTCCGCCCAGACATCACCGTCAGCGAGGATGACAATGTGCTCGTCACCGGCGTCGCCGGCGATCGCAGCTCCATCGGCTTCTTCGGTTGCGCGTACTACTTCGAGAACAAGGACAAGCTTCGCTCCATTCCGATCGTGAACTCGAAGGGCGTGGCGGTTGCCCCGACCACGGAGACCATCAGCAATGGAACTTACGAGCCCCTCAGCCGACCGCTCTTCGTCTATGTGAATCGCAAGGCAGCCGATCGCCCCGAGGTCGACGCCTTCGTTCGCTTCTACCTCGAGAAGGTTCCGACCCTGGCCGGCGAAGTGGGCTATGTGAAGTTCCCCGAGTCGGTCTACGGCAACGCGATGACGAACTGGAAGAACCGGCGAACGGGCTCGCAGTTCATGGATGCCCAGGGCAATCCGGTGCACGGCCCGATCACGACCGTCTACAAGTGA